A genomic window from Pseudonocardia broussonetiae includes:
- a CDS encoding DUF305 domain-containing protein produces MRRLVVLAALVGALAGCGAAEPGPRTVVPGAPGEPARVMDGAEAAQRRAPVPVSPADVEFVAAMVPHHEQALALAALAPGRAADPGVLAMAERIAAVQGPEVAVLRAWLDRHASGHPGHPAHAAMPGMVAPERLAELAAASGPAFDRLFVATMITHHEGALAMAAQVRASGTDLFVAGFADDVVATQSADIDRLRGLPPGGLPQ; encoded by the coding sequence ATGCGCCGCCTGGTCGTCCTCGCCGCACTGGTGGGCGCGCTCGCCGGGTGCGGGGCGGCCGAACCGGGCCCGCGGACCGTCGTGCCGGGCGCACCGGGGGAGCCGGCCCGCGTGATGGACGGCGCCGAGGCCGCGCAGCGGCGGGCCCCGGTGCCGGTGTCGCCCGCCGACGTGGAGTTCGTCGCCGCGATGGTCCCGCACCACGAGCAGGCCCTCGCCCTGGCGGCGCTGGCGCCCGGCCGCGCGGCCGACCCCGGCGTGCTTGCGATGGCCGAACGGATCGCGGCCGTGCAGGGGCCCGAGGTGGCGGTGCTGCGGGCGTGGCTGGACCGCCACGCGTCCGGCCACCCGGGCCACCCGGCGCACGCCGCCATGCCCGGGATGGTGGCGCCGGAGCGGCTCGCCGAGCTCGCCGCGGCGTCCGGGCCGGCGTTCGACCGGCTCTTCGTCGCGACGATGATCACCCACCACGAGGGCGCGCTGGCGATGGCCGCGCAGGTCCGGGCGTCGGGCACCGACCTGTTCGTCGCCGGGTTCGCCGACGACGTCGTGGCCACGCAGAGCGCCGACATCGACCGCCTGCGCGGCCTGCCCCCGGGTGGTCTACCGCAGTAG
- a CDS encoding heme o synthase: MRTTVGAYLGLTKTRIIEQLLVVTVPAMFLAQRGIPSVWLIVATLLGGALAAASAHALNCVVDADIDKVMKRTARRPLAKGQVPPRNALVFGLVLGVLSSVWLGLTTNWLAAALSVAAIAFYVLVYTLLLKRRTSQNIVWGGAAGCMPVVIGWAAVTGTVEWPALVMFAIIFFWTPPHFWALAMRYREDYAAAGVPMLPVVATPVQVSRRIVAYSWVMGAVTLLLLPVTSWVYAAAAVLGGAWFIFSAHRLHGAVASGEDPTPMKLFHLSNAYLCLLFAAIAVDAALGLPVLGLPF, from the coding sequence ATGCGCACCACCGTCGGGGCCTACCTGGGCCTGACGAAGACGCGCATCATCGAGCAGCTGCTGGTCGTCACCGTGCCGGCGATGTTCCTGGCGCAGCGCGGCATCCCCAGCGTCTGGCTGATCGTCGCGACGCTCCTGGGCGGCGCGCTGGCCGCGGCGAGCGCGCACGCGCTCAACTGCGTCGTCGACGCCGACATCGACAAGGTCATGAAGCGCACCGCGCGCCGCCCGCTGGCCAAGGGGCAGGTGCCGCCGCGCAACGCGCTGGTCTTCGGCCTGGTCCTCGGCGTGCTCAGCTCGGTGTGGCTCGGCCTCACCACCAACTGGCTCGCCGCCGCGCTCTCGGTGGCCGCCATCGCGTTCTACGTGCTGGTCTACACGCTGCTGCTCAAGCGCCGGACCTCGCAGAACATCGTGTGGGGAGGCGCGGCGGGCTGCATGCCGGTCGTCATCGGCTGGGCGGCGGTCACCGGCACCGTGGAGTGGCCGGCGCTGGTGATGTTCGCGATCATCTTCTTCTGGACGCCGCCGCACTTCTGGGCGCTGGCCATGCGCTACCGCGAGGACTACGCGGCCGCGGGCGTGCCGATGCTGCCCGTCGTCGCCACGCCGGTGCAGGTGTCGCGCCGGATCGTCGCCTACTCGTGGGTGATGGGCGCGGTCACGCTGCTGCTGCTCCCGGTCACGTCGTGGGTCTACGCGGCCGCCGCGGTCCTGGGCGGGGCGTGGTTCATCTTCTCGGCCCACCGGCTGCACGGGGCGGTGGCGTCGGGGGAGGACCCCACCCCGATGAAGCTGTTCCACCTCTCCAACGCCTACCTGTGCCTGCTGTTCGCCGCGATCGCGGTCGACGCGGCGCTGGGGCTGCCGGTTCTCGGCCTGCCCTTCTAG
- a CDS encoding LVIVD repeat-containing protein, translating to MGRRVRACGVAVAAVVLALLAPVPASAEVPPVPPGPPGPLGPLGPGVGEVVTSPNVTPIAHLPKQAPFDGEQSHGTDMAFAGGYAYVGNYDGFVVYDVREPAAPRVVSQVLCPGSQNDVSVSHGLLFLSTDSRWSDDTCSAVPQRAGLPYWEGIKVFDVRDPANPAYVTSMATACGSHTHTLVPDTAGESVYLYVSSYAPSPDLPGCLPPHDRISIVEVPLADPAAAAVVAEPVLFPDGGNPGPGSDTTTGCHDITAYPSRNLAAGACMGDGVLLDITDREAPRVIERVRDDANFAFWHSATFNDAGTKVVFTDELGGGSAATCTAAVGPVRGADGVYDIVDGQLEFRSYYKIPRLQGETENCVAHNGSLVPVPGRDVMVQAWYQGGVSVWDFTDSAHPVEIGFFDRGPVSATELVLGGSWSAYWYDGHVFSSDIREGLDVLAVDDPLIAGAQGVDFDVLNPQTQERRVG from the coding sequence GTGGGACGACGGGTGCGGGCGTGCGGGGTGGCCGTGGCGGCGGTGGTGCTGGCGCTGCTGGCGCCGGTGCCCGCGTCGGCGGAGGTGCCGCCCGTGCCGCCCGGGCCGCCCGGGCCGCTCGGGCCGCTCGGGCCGGGCGTCGGCGAAGTCGTGACCAGCCCGAACGTCACGCCGATCGCGCACCTGCCGAAGCAGGCCCCGTTCGACGGCGAGCAGTCCCACGGCACCGACATGGCCTTCGCGGGCGGTTACGCCTACGTCGGCAACTACGACGGGTTCGTCGTCTACGACGTCCGCGAGCCCGCGGCGCCGAGGGTCGTCAGCCAGGTGCTCTGCCCCGGCTCGCAGAACGACGTGTCGGTCTCGCACGGGCTGCTGTTCCTGTCGACCGACTCCCGCTGGAGCGACGACACCTGCTCCGCGGTGCCGCAGCGGGCCGGGCTCCCCTACTGGGAGGGCATCAAGGTCTTCGACGTGCGCGACCCGGCCAACCCCGCCTACGTCACGTCGATGGCCACGGCCTGCGGCTCGCACACCCACACGCTCGTCCCCGACACGGCCGGCGAGTCGGTCTACCTCTACGTCTCGTCCTACGCCCCCTCCCCCGACCTGCCGGGCTGCCTGCCCCCGCACGACCGGATCTCGATCGTCGAGGTGCCGCTGGCCGACCCGGCCGCCGCGGCCGTCGTCGCCGAGCCGGTGCTGTTCCCCGACGGCGGCAACCCCGGCCCGGGCAGCGACACCACCACCGGCTGCCACGACATCACCGCCTACCCCTCGCGCAACCTCGCGGCGGGCGCCTGCATGGGCGACGGCGTGCTGCTGGACATCACCGACCGCGAGGCCCCCCGCGTGATCGAGCGGGTGCGCGACGACGCGAACTTCGCTTTCTGGCACAGCGCCACGTTCAACGACGCGGGCACGAAGGTCGTCTTCACCGACGAGCTCGGCGGCGGCAGCGCGGCCACCTGCACGGCGGCGGTCGGCCCGGTGCGCGGCGCCGACGGCGTCTACGACATCGTCGACGGGCAGCTGGAGTTCCGCAGCTACTACAAGATCCCCCGGCTGCAGGGCGAGACCGAGAACTGCGTCGCCCACAACGGCTCGCTCGTCCCCGTGCCGGGCCGCGACGTCATGGTGCAGGCCTGGTACCAGGGCGGGGTCTCGGTGTGGGACTTCACCGACTCCGCGCACCCCGTCGAGATCGGCTTCTTCGACCGCGGACCGGTGTCGGCCACCGAGCTCGTGCTGGGCGGGTCGTGGTCGGCCTACTGGTACGACGGCCACGTCTTCTCCTCCGACATCCGCGAGGGGCTCGACGTCCTCGCCGTCGACGACCCGCTGATCGCGGGCGCGCAGGGCGTCGACTTCGACGTGCTCAACCCGCAGACCCAGGAGCGCCGCGTCGGCTGA
- a CDS encoding alpha/beta fold hydrolase: MSRFDDVQDYLDLPRLSGLALSPDGTRLVVSAATPGPDRTRFVTALWEVDPAGERPARRLTRSAKGEGGAVFTPGGDVLFTSARPDPGAAEQPPDSPAALWRLPASGEAEVVGTRPGGVDGVVVAREAGTVVVTSMTLPGSTSGEDDEARRKARREKKVSGVLHAAHPVRFWDHDLGPDAPRLLAAPEPGGEWTDLTPEPGAALVEGGHDVTPDGRHVVSTWAVPLRGGGTRSTLVVIEVATGERRVLADDPDHEFSAPVVSPDGTRVACVRESFSTPDTPTDMRLVVVPLAGGEPVDVAPDWDRWAGGAQWTPDGAALVVTADDGGRAPVFRVEDGTVTRLTGDHGAYTDVRVSPDGAHVYALRSAVDAPPAPVRLDARTPDQQPILLPAPEPAPEVPGTLTEVHATAADGTPLRAWLVLPDAEGPAPLVLWVHGGPLGSWNAWQWRWNPWLMAARGYAVLLPDPALSTGYGLDFVARGWGEWGGAPYTDLMALTDAAVARDDVDAERTAAMGGSFGGYMANWIAGHTDRFAAIVTHASLWALDQFGPTTDAPWYWRREMTPEMAQAHSPHRFADAISTPMLVIHGDRDYRVPVGEALRLWWDLVSRHDGDPDDLPHRFLLFPDENHWILTPQNAAVWYETVTAFLDHHVLGKDWATPELLR, from the coding sequence ATGAGCCGGTTCGACGACGTCCAGGACTACCTCGACCTGCCGCGCCTGTCGGGCCTCGCGCTGTCCCCCGACGGCACTCGCCTCGTCGTGTCGGCCGCGACGCCCGGCCCCGACCGCACGCGGTTCGTCACGGCGCTGTGGGAGGTCGACCCGGCCGGGGAGCGGCCCGCGCGGCGCCTGACGCGCAGCGCGAAGGGCGAGGGCGGCGCGGTCTTCACCCCCGGCGGCGACGTCCTGTTCACCTCCGCCCGCCCCGACCCCGGCGCCGCCGAGCAGCCGCCGGACTCCCCCGCCGCGCTGTGGCGGCTGCCCGCGTCGGGCGAGGCCGAGGTCGTCGGCACCCGGCCCGGCGGCGTCGACGGAGTGGTGGTGGCGCGCGAGGCCGGCACCGTCGTCGTCACGTCGATGACGCTGCCCGGCTCCACCTCCGGCGAGGACGACGAGGCCCGCCGCAAGGCACGCCGGGAGAAGAAGGTCAGCGGCGTGCTGCACGCCGCGCACCCCGTCCGGTTCTGGGACCACGACCTCGGCCCGGACGCCCCGCGCCTGCTCGCCGCGCCGGAGCCGGGCGGCGAGTGGACCGACCTCACCCCGGAGCCCGGGGCCGCGCTCGTCGAGGGCGGGCACGACGTCACCCCGGACGGGCGGCACGTCGTCAGCACGTGGGCGGTGCCGCTGCGCGGCGGCGGCACCCGCTCCACGCTGGTCGTGATCGAGGTGGCCACCGGCGAGCGGCGCGTGCTGGCCGACGATCCCGACCACGAGTTCTCCGCGCCCGTCGTCAGCCCGGACGGCACGCGCGTCGCCTGCGTCCGGGAGAGCTTCTCCACCCCCGACACCCCCACCGACATGCGGCTGGTGGTGGTGCCGCTGGCCGGCGGTGAGCCCGTCGACGTCGCGCCGGACTGGGACCGGTGGGCCGGCGGCGCGCAGTGGACGCCGGACGGCGCCGCGCTCGTCGTCACCGCCGACGACGGGGGCCGTGCGCCGGTCTTCCGCGTCGAGGACGGCACCGTCACCCGGCTCACCGGGGACCACGGCGCCTACACCGACGTGCGGGTGTCGCCGGACGGTGCCCACGTCTACGCCCTGCGCAGCGCGGTCGACGCCCCGCCGGCGCCGGTCCGCCTCGACGCGCGCACCCCGGACCAGCAGCCGATCCTGCTCCCGGCGCCGGAGCCCGCGCCGGAGGTGCCCGGCACCCTCACCGAGGTGCACGCCACCGCCGCCGACGGCACGCCGCTGCGCGCATGGCTGGTCCTGCCCGACGCCGAGGGGCCGGCACCGCTCGTCCTGTGGGTCCACGGCGGCCCCCTGGGCAGCTGGAACGCCTGGCAGTGGCGCTGGAACCCGTGGCTGATGGCCGCGCGCGGGTACGCCGTGCTGCTGCCCGACCCGGCGCTGTCCACCGGCTACGGGCTCGACTTCGTCGCCCGCGGCTGGGGCGAGTGGGGTGGAGCGCCGTACACCGACCTGATGGCGCTCACCGACGCCGCCGTCGCCCGCGACGACGTCGACGCCGAGCGGACCGCCGCGATGGGCGGGAGCTTCGGCGGCTACATGGCGAACTGGATCGCCGGCCACACCGACCGCTTCGCCGCGATCGTCACCCACGCGAGCCTGTGGGCGCTCGACCAGTTCGGCCCCACGACCGACGCGCCCTGGTACTGGCGACGCGAGATGACCCCGGAGATGGCGCAGGCCCACAGCCCGCACCGGTTCGCCGACGCGATCTCCACGCCGATGCTGGTGATCCACGGCGACCGCGACTACCGCGTGCCCGTCGGGGAGGCGCTGCGGCTGTGGTGGGACCTCGTCAGCCGCCACGACGGCGACCCCGACGACCTGCCCCACCGTTTCCTGCTGTTCCCCGACGAGAACCACTGGATCCTCACGCCGCAGAACGCCGCGGTCTGGTACGAGACCGTCACCGCATTCCTGGACCACCACGTGCTCGGGAAGGACTGGGCGACGCCGGAGCTACTGCGGTAG
- the fdhA gene encoding formaldehyde dehydrogenase, glutathione-independent has translation MGGNRIVVYKEPGVVAVEDHDAPKLEVPAEVAQAKGLTRKAEHGVILRTVSTNICGSDQHMVRGRTTAPPGQTLGHEITGEVVEKGSDVQFVDIGDICSVPFNIACGRCRNCREGQTGICENVNPGRAGSAYGYVDMGGWEGGQAEYVMVPFADFNLLKFPDRDQALEKILDLTMLSDIFPTGYHGAYTAGVTTGSTVYVAGAGPVGLAAAYSANLLGAAVVIVGDLNPDRLAQARSFGCETVDISADATLEDQIAQILGTNEVDCAVDAVGFEATGHGSGAGEAPAAVLNSIMSLTRAGGSLGIPGLYVTGDPGAPDEDAKEGTLKVRLGLGWAKSHSLYTGQCPVLKYNRGLMMSILHDKAHIADAVGATVLPLEDAPRGYQEFDRGAAKKYVLNPNGLIPAA, from the coding sequence ATGGGTGGCAACAGGATCGTCGTCTACAAGGAGCCGGGCGTCGTCGCGGTGGAGGACCACGACGCGCCGAAGCTCGAGGTGCCGGCCGAGGTCGCGCAGGCCAAGGGGCTGACCCGCAAGGCCGAGCACGGGGTCATCCTGCGCACGGTCTCGACGAACATCTGCGGCTCCGACCAGCACATGGTCCGCGGCCGGACCACCGCACCCCCGGGGCAGACACTGGGCCACGAGATCACCGGCGAGGTCGTCGAGAAGGGCAGCGACGTCCAGTTCGTCGACATCGGCGACATCTGCTCGGTGCCGTTCAACATCGCGTGCGGCCGCTGCCGCAACTGCCGCGAGGGCCAGACGGGCATCTGCGAGAACGTGAACCCCGGCCGCGCCGGCTCCGCGTACGGCTACGTCGACATGGGCGGCTGGGAGGGCGGCCAGGCGGAGTACGTCATGGTGCCCTTCGCCGACTTCAACCTGCTGAAGTTCCCCGACCGCGACCAGGCGCTGGAGAAGATCCTCGACCTGACGATGCTGTCGGACATCTTCCCGACCGGCTACCACGGCGCCTACACCGCCGGGGTGACGACCGGCTCGACCGTCTACGTCGCCGGTGCCGGACCGGTCGGCCTGGCCGCCGCGTACTCGGCGAACCTGCTGGGCGCGGCCGTGGTCATCGTCGGCGACCTCAACCCCGACCGGCTCGCCCAGGCGCGCTCGTTCGGCTGCGAGACCGTCGACATCTCCGCGGACGCCACCCTGGAGGACCAGATCGCGCAGATCCTCGGGACGAACGAGGTCGACTGCGCCGTCGACGCCGTCGGGTTCGAGGCCACCGGCCACGGCAGCGGCGCCGGCGAGGCCCCCGCCGCGGTGCTCAACTCGATCATGTCGCTGACCCGCGCGGGCGGCAGCCTCGGCATCCCCGGCCTCTACGTCACCGGCGACCCGGGCGCGCCCGACGAGGACGCCAAGGAGGGCACGCTCAAGGTGCGCCTCGGGCTCGGCTGGGCGAAGAGCCACTCGCTGTACACCGGCCAGTGCCCGGTGCTGAAGTACAACCGCGGCCTGATGATGAGCATCCTGCACGACAAGGCCCACATCGCCGACGCGGTCGGCGCCACGGTCCTGCCGCTGGAGGACGCCCCGCGCGGCTACCAGGAGTTCGACCGGGGGGCGGCGAAGAAGTACGTGCTGAACCCCAACGGCCTCATCCCGGCGGCCTGA
- the tkt gene encoding transketolase, which translates to MPVTEEDIARLTQASVPADWTDLDRRAVDTVRVLAADAVQKAGSGHPGTAMSLAPLAYSLFQKVMRHDPTDADWIGRDRFVLSCGHSSLTLYLQLFLGGWGLELSDIENLRQWGSATPGHPEHRHTPGVEITTGPLGQGLASAVGMAMAARRERGLFDPDAAPGESPFDHQIFVIASDGDIEEGITAEASSLAGHQQLGNLTVVYDDNKISIEDDTDIALSEDTAKRYEAYGWHVQVVEGGENVTGILDALAAAKAETSRPSFILLRTIIGFPAPTKMNTGKAHGSALGDEEIAAVKKIVGMDPDTTFQVDADVLEHTRALRETGRAAHEEWTATYDAWAEREPDRKALLDRMLGRTLPEGWEKALPSWDVDPKGLATRKASGEVLKALADVLPELWGGSADLAESNNTTMEGADSFGPTSIATKMWKAQPYGRTLHFGVREHAMGAILNGIALHGPTRPYGGTFLIFSDYMRPAVRLGAVMKCAGIYVWTHDSIGLGGDGPTHQPIEQLSALRAIPGLSVVRPADANETASAWKAILERPEGPCGLALSRQNLPTLEGTSVEGVARGGYVLAEASSGTPQLVIIATGSEVALAVDARKVLEDRGVPTRVVSMPCVEWFDEQDGAYRESVVPKAVKARVVVEAGVAQSWYRFAGDAGEIVSIEHYGASAEADVLFREFGFTTEAVVAAADRSLAAIADDAV; encoded by the coding sequence GTGCCCGTGACCGAAGAGGACATCGCCCGTCTGACGCAGGCGTCGGTGCCCGCCGACTGGACCGACCTCGACAGGCGCGCCGTCGACACGGTGCGCGTCCTGGCCGCCGACGCCGTGCAGAAGGCGGGATCGGGCCACCCCGGCACCGCGATGAGCCTCGCCCCGCTGGCGTACAGCCTGTTCCAGAAGGTGATGCGCCACGACCCCACCGACGCCGACTGGATCGGTCGCGACCGCTTCGTCCTGTCCTGCGGCCACTCGAGCCTGACGCTGTACCTGCAGCTGTTCCTCGGCGGGTGGGGCCTGGAGCTCTCCGACATCGAGAACCTGCGCCAGTGGGGCTCGGCCACCCCCGGCCACCCCGAGCACCGGCACACCCCGGGCGTCGAGATCACGACCGGCCCGCTGGGCCAGGGCCTCGCCTCCGCCGTCGGCATGGCGATGGCCGCCCGCCGCGAGCGCGGCCTGTTCGACCCGGACGCCGCCCCCGGCGAGAGCCCGTTCGACCACCAGATCTTCGTCATCGCCTCCGACGGCGACATCGAGGAGGGCATCACGGCCGAGGCGTCGTCGCTCGCCGGGCACCAGCAGTTGGGCAACCTCACGGTCGTCTACGACGACAACAAGATCTCCATCGAGGACGACACCGACATCGCGCTGTCCGAGGACACCGCGAAGCGCTACGAGGCCTACGGCTGGCACGTGCAGGTCGTCGAGGGCGGCGAGAACGTCACCGGCATCCTCGACGCGCTGGCGGCGGCGAAGGCCGAGACCTCGCGCCCGTCGTTCATCCTGCTGCGCACGATCATCGGGTTCCCCGCGCCGACGAAGATGAACACCGGCAAGGCGCACGGCTCGGCGCTGGGCGACGAGGAGATCGCCGCGGTCAAGAAGATCGTGGGGATGGACCCGGACACGACGTTCCAGGTCGACGCCGACGTCCTCGAGCACACGCGCGCGCTGCGCGAGACCGGCCGCGCCGCCCACGAGGAGTGGACGGCCACGTACGACGCGTGGGCCGAGCGCGAGCCCGACCGCAAGGCGCTGCTGGACCGCATGCTCGGCCGCACCCTGCCCGAGGGCTGGGAGAAGGCGCTGCCGAGCTGGGACGTCGACCCCAAGGGCCTCGCCACGCGCAAGGCGTCCGGCGAGGTGCTCAAGGCCCTGGCCGACGTGCTGCCCGAGCTGTGGGGCGGCTCGGCCGACCTCGCCGAGAGCAACAACACGACGATGGAGGGCGCCGACTCGTTCGGGCCGACCTCGATCGCCACGAAGATGTGGAAGGCGCAGCCCTACGGCCGCACGCTGCACTTCGGCGTCCGCGAGCACGCCATGGGCGCGATCCTCAACGGCATCGCGCTGCACGGGCCGACCCGCCCCTACGGCGGCACGTTCCTCATCTTCTCCGACTACATGCGCCCCGCCGTCCGGCTCGGCGCGGTCATGAAGTGCGCCGGCATCTACGTCTGGACGCACGACTCGATCGGCCTGGGCGGCGACGGCCCGACCCACCAGCCGATCGAGCAGCTCTCCGCGCTGCGCGCCATCCCCGGCCTGTCCGTGGTGCGCCCGGCCGACGCCAACGAGACCGCGTCGGCGTGGAAGGCGATCCTGGAGCGGCCCGAGGGCCCGTGCGGGCTCGCGCTGTCGCGCCAGAACCTGCCGACGCTCGAGGGCACGTCCGTCGAGGGCGTCGCCCGGGGCGGCTACGTCCTGGCCGAGGCGTCCTCGGGCACCCCGCAGCTGGTGATCATCGCCACCGGCTCGGAGGTCGCCCTGGCCGTCGACGCGCGGAAGGTCCTGGAGGACCGCGGCGTTCCCACGCGAGTGGTGTCGATGCCGTGCGTCGAGTGGTTCGACGAGCAGGACGGGGCCTACCGCGAGTCGGTGGTCCCGAAGGCCGTGAAGGCGCGCGTCGTCGTGGAGGCCGGTGTCGCCCAGTCGTGGTACCGCTTCGCCGGTGACGCGGGCGAGATCGTCTCCATCGAGCACTACGGCGCGAGCGCCGAGGCCGACGTCCTGTTCCGGGAGTTCGGCTTCACCACCGAGGCGGTCGTGGCGGCCGCCGACCGCAGCCTCGCGGCCATCGCCGACGACGCAGTCTGA
- a CDS encoding quinone oxidoreductase family protein: MRAIQITEAGGPDVLTPTELDDPVAGPGELLVEVAAAGVNFIDTYQREGVYPMALPYVPGMEGAGRVRSLGEGVEGFAVGDRVAWCEQLGSYAELVAVEAAKAVPVPDGVDDDVAVGALLQGMTAHFLVNDTYPVQPGDDVLVHAAAGGVGLLLTQLATARGARVIATVSTPEKAELARGAGAADVIDYTAEDDLAGAVRALTGGTGVAVAYDSVGRTTFDASLDSLRVRGMLVLFGAASGPVPPVDPQRLNRGGSLYLTRPTLFHHVATPEALRTRAAAVYHAVADGSLDVRIGHRYPLAEARSAHEDLHARRTTGKVLLQP, encoded by the coding sequence GTGCGCGCCATCCAGATCACCGAGGCCGGTGGGCCCGACGTCCTGACCCCGACCGAGCTCGACGACCCGGTCGCCGGGCCCGGCGAGCTCCTCGTCGAGGTCGCGGCCGCGGGCGTCAACTTCATCGACACCTACCAGCGCGAGGGCGTCTACCCGATGGCGCTGCCCTACGTGCCCGGCATGGAGGGCGCCGGGCGGGTGCGGAGCCTGGGCGAAGGCGTGGAGGGGTTCGCGGTCGGTGACCGCGTCGCGTGGTGCGAGCAGCTCGGCAGCTACGCCGAGCTCGTCGCGGTGGAGGCGGCGAAGGCCGTGCCGGTGCCCGACGGCGTCGACGACGACGTGGCGGTCGGCGCGCTCCTGCAGGGCATGACGGCGCACTTCCTGGTGAACGACACCTACCCCGTCCAGCCCGGCGACGACGTGCTGGTGCACGCCGCGGCGGGCGGGGTCGGGCTGCTGCTCACCCAGCTCGCCACCGCGCGCGGCGCCCGGGTGATCGCGACGGTCTCGACGCCGGAGAAGGCGGAGCTGGCCCGCGGGGCGGGAGCGGCCGACGTGATCGACTACACGGCGGAGGACGACCTGGCCGGCGCGGTCCGCGCGCTCACCGGCGGCACCGGCGTGGCCGTCGCCTACGACAGCGTCGGCCGGACGACCTTCGACGCCAGCCTCGACTCCCTGCGCGTGCGCGGGATGCTCGTGCTCTTCGGCGCAGCCAGTGGCCCCGTGCCGCCGGTCGACCCCCAGCGGCTCAACCGCGGCGGCTCGCTCTACCTCACCCGCCCGACGCTGTTCCACCACGTCGCCACGCCCGAGGCGCTGCGGACGCGGGCCGCCGCCGTCTACCACGCCGTCGCCGACGGCAGCCTCGACGTCCGCATCGGCCACCGCTACCCCCTCGCGGAGGCGCGCAGCGCGCACGAGGACCTGCACGCCCGCCGGACGACCGGGAAGGTGCTGCTGCAGCCATGA